In Salinibaculum sp. SYNS191, the genomic window GGCCGGAGTCCGGGAAGTTCCTCGTCACCATTGCGGTGCTGATAATCCTCGTCGCGCTCGTCGAGATACAGTTCACGGCGACCCCGCGACAGCTCGACGTGGACCTGGGCTCGACGGGCGTCCGCGGGGTGTACGTGCCCGACGGCCAACTGTACGCGCTGGCCGTCGCGGCCGTGACCTTCGCCGCCGTGTGGCTGTTCCTCCAGCGGACCCACACCGGACGGACCATCCGCGGGACGGCGGACAGTCGCCTGAGCGCGGCCTACGTCGGCGTCGACGTGGCGCGGGTCGACGCGCTGACGTTCGGTCTCGGAGCGGGGCTGGCCGGCCTCGCCGGGGCGCTCATCACGTTCGTCCAGCCCTTCGACCCCTACCTCGGCAACGAGTACCTGACCATCGCGTTCGTCGTCGTGGTCCTCGGCGGCCTCGGCTCGATTCCGGGGACGGTCGTCGGCGGACTCCTCGTCGGTCTGCTCCACGTCTTCGGCTCCTTCTACCTGCCGGGGTCGTGGAACAACGTGCTCATCCTCCTGGTGTTCATCGCGGTGTTGCTCGTCAGACCGACCGGCCTCTTCGGGGGGAGCCATGACTGACCGGCGGCTGGTGACCGTGCGGGAGCGGGCGCGCGTCGTCACGCGGCGACTCCGTCACCACCGGCGGCGGTGGTACGGGACGCCGGCGCTGCTGACCGTGACGTTCCTCGTCCTCGGCGTGCTCCCGCTGGCGCTGGACGTGCCGGTCCTGGGGCTGCGCCTCGGGTCGCTGCTGTCCGTGCACCTGCTCGTCGTGGCGCTGGTGTGGGCGACGGCGGCACAGAGCTGGAACATCGTCTCGGGCTTCGCGGGGCAGTTCTCCTT contains:
- a CDS encoding branched-chain amino acid ABC transporter permease; translation: MSNPLFLDPTVLAQLVVLGVLLGGIYGFVALGLTIIFGVMEVVNVAHGAFTVVGMYTVWYVSNTLGLSPLLGIPAAAVVLFALGVLIQRTAVAPVMDGPESGKFLVTIAVLIILVALVEIQFTATPRQLDVDLGSTGVRGVYVPDGQLYALAVAAVTFAAVWLFLQRTHTGRTIRGTADSRLSAAYVGVDVARVDALTFGLGAGLAGLAGALITFVQPFDPYLGNEYLTIAFVVVVLGGLGSIPGTVVGGLLVGLLHVFGSFYLPGSWNNVLILLVFIAVLLVRPTGLFGGSHD